The sequence below is a genomic window from Desulfovibrio sp..
CCTTCTGCTGCTAAAAAAGGGCACATCCCTGCCGCTGCGCGAGAGCGCGGCGCGCCGCAACGTTTCGGGGATGCAGCGTTTATTGCCTTACCTCCCGTGTTGTACCGTCAAAAAACCACGCCAAGTTACCAGTCTTATTATATCCACTTGCAATAAAATACTTTTTTTTACACTGGCCGGATTATTGCATTTTTCCAGGCGTTCTCTGGCGCGGCACACGCGCCCAACGCAATGCGCAAGCAAGCGAGGTAAGCATGACGCCTGTACTCTGGCTGCTGGGTCTTTCTGGCAGCGGTAAAACCGCACTTGGTTCCCTTCTGCGCCTGTATCTGGAAGGGCAGGGCATTGAAACAGCCTTTATTGACGAAGGCAGATTTTGCCCACAGGCCCATGTTGCCCCTGAAGGCCGCGTTGCCGCGATCAACGCCTTGCGCGATCATGCTTTGCAGCAGCACGCCCAGGGTCGCCTGTGCATTGTGGCGGCCACCACCCCCTATGACAGCATGCGCCAGAAAAACCGTGAAATCTTGCCCCTGTACCGTGAAGTGTGGGTGCGCTGCTCACTGCAAACGCTGGTAGAGCGCGACACCAGGGGATTGTACGCCATGGCCGGGCACACCCACGTCGCTGGCCTGTGCGGCCTGACCGACAAATTTGATGAGCCGCGCCGCGCTGATCATATCATTGATACTGACCGCCACAGCCTGGCCGAAAGTTATTTGCAGTTGCGCGACCTTGCCCTGAACGCTCTGGATACTGCGCGCCACTGGCAGCGCATGCAGCACGCGCTGCTGCCGGAACGTCTGCTGCCTGCGGCCCGCATGCAGCCGGCCATAGCCCTTTAGGGCAGTACATCGCCGCTGCTCTGCGGCTGCGGGTGGAACATCCACACCTCTGCCGTCACTGGCGGCCTTGCCTGGCGCATTTTGCCTGACTCATATTGCAGGCGCATTTTGGCTGGCGCATTTTGACTAGTGTGCTTTGCCGGGCGCATTTTGACTGGCGTGCCCTGACCAGCGCGCCGTATTCGGCCGCTTTGCCCGGCACACACTGCCCGGCACACTTTGCTCGTCACACTTTGCCCGGCGGATGCATTATTGCGCCGCAGTGCCTGAAAACTGCTGCGAAATGAAGGTCGCATAATCGTCCGTCATGCCGGACACAAAATCCAGCACGCGCAGATAGGCCGTATACAGGCATTCGCCCTCAGAAGGAGCATTGGAACCCATGAGGGTAAGCGCCCTTTTCTCCTGATAGGACATGGAGTTCTTTTTGCTGAAATTGAAGCAGGCCGGGATGAAAATATCCAGCAGGCGCTTGTACAGAGTGTATGTGCCTATTTCCAGCGCGGTTTTCTGCGGATTGTTCATGATCTTGCTGTTAAAGACCTCTTTTGCCGCGCTCATAAATTTTGCCACATCCGGCTGGGCGTGCTTGAGCAGATCGCCCTCAAGCGTTCCGGCCATCATGTCTTCATAACACTCCATAAATGTCTGCACCACGGAAGGGATGATGCACGCCATGGCCCTGGTGCGCAGCATGCCGGATCGCCGCCGGTCAGAGTCCATAGCGCCCAGGCGGGCCGTATCCATATCTTTGTCGCCCAGCAACGGTTCCATTACATTCTTGATGTCCTGATAGCCAATGATGCGCAGTTCGCGCGCGTCTTCCATGTCTATGATGCGGTAGCAGATGTCGTCCGCCGCCTCCAGCAGGTAGGAAAGCGGATGCCGCCGCGTGCGGTTGTCACGCATCAGGCCCAGGGTCGTGAAGATTTCCGTAAAAATGCCCTGCTCTGCAGTGTAAAAATTAAACTTGCCGCTGGCTTGCCCCAATGCCTCATGAGCGGAGCGGGGATACTTCACAAGGCTGGCCAGCACGGGAAAGGTCAGCCGAAAACCCCCGGCGTCCTTGTTGTTCTCAAGCGTATTGACCACGCGAAATCCCTGGGCATTGCCGTCAAAGGCCTCAAAGTCCGCCCGTTCCGCTGGCCGCAGTTCCTTGAAATAGTGCTCGGTATGGCCTGTATCCTTGAACCAGTCGCGTATGGCTTCTTCACCGGCATGACCAAAGGGAGGGTTGCCGATATCGTGCGCCAGGCAGGCCGCCTGTATGATCTGGCCGAGATGCTCGGGGCTGAAGCCGTCCGGCAGGTGTCCCCGGTCGGCCAGGGTCTGCCCCACCTGGAGGCCCAGCGATCGTCCGACGCTGCTTACCTCAAGCGAATGGGTAAGGCGGTTATGGATATGATCGTTGCGCACCAGCGGATGCACCTGGGTTTTCTTGGCCAGCCTGCGAAACGAGCTGGAAAAGATGATGCGGTCATAATCCTGCACAAAGGGATTGCGCACCACATCGAGGTCGGCAGGTTTCTTGCCCTGCCGCGTCATGCGGTACGGGGCCAGCAGACGGCCCCATTGTTCTTTATGGTCGCTCATAAGTTCTCCTCCAATGGCTTTATGACAACTGTGTTCGGGCTGCAAGCCCGTGAGGTTTTGGGGGAGGTGCCTGCGCGGCGGGCGTTTCAAGATAATAAAGCCGGGCCTGTCCTTTGCGAGGGCGGTATTGCGCCCTGCGGGCACGGGGGCTTTTCTTTTTATGCTGTTTGGGCCGCCTGCGCGGCGGGCGGCAGATGGGGGCCTGTTAGGGGCTGCCGCCCCTCCGAGGCCCCCTCTGCACTCCCCCCGGACGACCCCGCTGGGCTTGTCGTGTCTTTCCACTCCCACGGACTAGCCCGTAAAGGCTTTCCATATTCCACCATTCCACGAGGGCTGCGCGGCTTTCGCTTCGGGAGCTTCCTCGCTTCGCTCGGCGATCTCCCTGCGCGCCGCGCAATGCCAATGTGCGCCTTCGCGCTGAATAAACGTTTGAAAGACGTCTGATTGGCTACATGAAGTCTCTAAAATAGGGCATTGTTGTTGGGAAAAGACATGCTGCGAGCGTATGACTTCGCGCTAAATGAGGGGCCGGGAAACATATTGTGCTGACGTGCCTCCATTGGTTTTATGACGCCTCCCTGGTCACAATCCCTGCCCTGTCTGAAAAACTACAAAAACTTCTGTGTGTTGCGTGCGCGGCAGTTCTTTGTAGTTGAAGTTCGCCAAACATGAAGCAGACATAACGGCCAAGCCCTCCACAATGTCTCAATCCAGCCAGACGCCCCTGGCCTTGCATCCAGCGCGAAGGGGTATGCTGGCATTGCGCGGCGCGCAGGGAGATCACCGAGCGAAGCGAGGAAGCTCCCGAAGCAGCAGCCGCGCAGCCCTCGCGAAATGTCGGATGTTGGAAAACCCCAGCGGGGTGCTTCGGGGGGGATGCAAGGGGGGCCGAGAAGGGGGCGCAGCCCCATAACCGGCCCCGCCTTGCCCTCGCCGGAGGCGGCCCAAACAACAAATAAAAAAAAGCCCCCGTGCCCGCAGGGCACAAAAGCCACCTCTCAAAGGACAAGCCTGCTCTCTTCTCTTTGAAGCCACAACTGCACAACCTCATTCTGCCGCCCGCCACGCAGGCGGCCAAAACAGCATAAAAAGAAAAGCCACGTGCCCGCAGGGCACAGAAGCGTCCTCTCAAAGGACAAGCCCTGTTTTGCTTTCTTCAGACGCCCGTCGCGCATACCCGCCCCCCCACAGACGACCCAAGCAAAACAAAAATAAAAAGCGGCCCTTTTCATGAAGAAAGAATCCTTCTGCGAATTCCCCCGGAATGAAAAGAGCCGCTCAACATCTCCGCCGACAAAAACTGTCAGCTAACAACCACCAGAAACAGTATCTAAGACACTACCTCAGGCGGATATGGCTATCTGCTCGTCAGCCAAACTTACCCGCCAGGCCACAATATCCTCCACGCTGCACAAGGGGAACTTATGGGCAAGGGCAAAGGCCGCCACCTGCGGCAACCGCGCCATCTTGCCGTCATCCA
It includes:
- a CDS encoding deoxyguanosinetriphosphate triphosphohydrolase, giving the protein MSDHKEQWGRLLAPYRMTRQGKKPADLDVVRNPFVQDYDRIIFSSSFRRLAKKTQVHPLVRNDHIHNRLTHSLEVSSVGRSLGLQVGQTLADRGHLPDGFSPEHLGQIIQAACLAHDIGNPPFGHAGEEAIRDWFKDTGHTEHYFKELRPAERADFEAFDGNAQGFRVVNTLENNKDAGGFRLTFPVLASLVKYPRSAHEALGQASGKFNFYTAEQGIFTEIFTTLGLMRDNRTRRHPLSYLLEAADDICYRIIDMEDARELRIIGYQDIKNVMEPLLGDKDMDTARLGAMDSDRRRSGMLRTRAMACIIPSVVQTFMECYEDMMAGTLEGDLLKHAQPDVAKFMSAAKEVFNSKIMNNPQKTALEIGTYTLYKRLLDIFIPACFNFSKKNSMSYQEKRALTLMGSNAPSEGECLYTAYLRVLDFVSGMTDDYATFISQQFSGTAAQ
- a CDS encoding adenylyl-sulfate kinase, whose translation is MTPVLWLLGLSGSGKTALGSLLRLYLEGQGIETAFIDEGRFCPQAHVAPEGRVAAINALRDHALQQHAQGRLCIVAATTPYDSMRQKNREILPLYREVWVRCSLQTLVERDTRGLYAMAGHTHVAGLCGLTDKFDEPRRADHIIDTDRHSLAESYLQLRDLALNALDTARHWQRMQHALLPERLLPAARMQPAIAL